From Streptomyces fungicidicus, one genomic window encodes:
- a CDS encoding DUF418 domain-containing protein, translating into MSRDGDPPGRSRRVGELDVLRGFALLGILVVNARLMGDPYAAFGGGPGASVPDRVAAWTVTALFTAKFYVLFSFLFGYSFVLQERSARRAGAAFAPRHLRRTAGLFVLGAGHAVLLYPGDILTTYAVLALVLYGLRGLSVRAAMRVAAALLLVLSALLLGYGLLTVALTEPVTAAGYAPRAAERTAALRGDAGSVLGAHLRDLPTAVGADLLYAPAMLAAFLAGSAAARSRLVERRGRDREWLRRTALRCLPPGLAGGVAAACCASGPLDSRWFLVGQAVTVLTAPALTASYACGLLLLLPRCEDRLPAAALAAAGRMALSHYLTQSLVLAWVFTGYGLGLYDRAGPATVLAGCVLLYAAQLALAARLSTRVRYGPAELVLRTVTLGRRRPGPSGREVTAPASTAAPPEPPGGRAVPALPPPPSPAADGVRRAP; encoded by the coding sequence CCGGGACGGGGACCCGCCCGGCCGCTCCCGGAGGGTCGGCGAACTCGACGTGCTGCGCGGGTTCGCCCTGTTGGGCATCCTGGTGGTCAACGCCCGGCTGATGGGGGACCCGTACGCGGCCTTCGGCGGCGGTCCCGGGGCGTCCGTCCCGGACCGGGTCGCCGCGTGGACGGTGACCGCGCTCTTCACCGCCAAGTTCTACGTCCTGTTCTCCTTCCTCTTCGGCTACAGCTTCGTCCTCCAGGAACGGTCCGCGCGCCGCGCGGGCGCCGCGTTCGCGCCCCGCCATCTGCGCCGTACGGCGGGCCTGTTCGTCCTCGGGGCCGGGCACGCGGTGCTCCTGTACCCGGGCGACATCCTGACGACGTACGCCGTCCTCGCCCTGGTGCTGTACGGGCTGCGCGGGCTCTCCGTGCGGGCCGCGATGCGGGTGGCCGCCGCCCTGCTGCTGGTGCTCTCGGCGCTGCTGCTCGGCTACGGGCTGCTGACCGTCGCCCTCACCGAACCGGTCACCGCCGCCGGGTACGCGCCCCGAGCCGCCGAACGGACCGCCGCCCTCCGGGGCGACGCCGGATCGGTGCTCGGCGCCCATCTGCGCGACCTGCCGACCGCCGTCGGCGCCGATCTGCTGTACGCCCCCGCCATGCTGGCCGCCTTCCTGGCGGGCTCCGCCGCCGCGCGGTCCCGGCTGGTGGAGCGGCGCGGCCGGGACCGGGAGTGGCTGCGCCGGACCGCGCTGCGATGCCTGCCGCCCGGCCTGGCCGGCGGGGTGGCCGCCGCCTGCTGTGCGAGCGGGCCGCTGGACAGCCGCTGGTTCCTGGTCGGACAGGCGGTGACGGTGCTGACCGCCCCGGCGCTCACGGCGTCGTACGCCTGCGGCCTGCTCCTGCTGCTCCCGCGGTGCGAGGACCGCCTCCCGGCGGCGGCGCTGGCCGCCGCCGGGCGCATGGCGCTCAGCCACTACCTCACCCAGTCACTGGTCCTCGCCTGGGTGTTCACCGGCTACGGGCTCGGACTGTACGACCGGGCCGGCCCGGCCACCGTCCTCGCCGGGTGCGTCCTGCTCTACGCCGCCCAACTCGCGCTCGCCGCACGCTTGTCGACGCGCGTGCGGTACGGGCCGGCCGAACTGGTACTGCGGACCGTCACGCTGGGCCGCCGCCGCCCCGGTCCCTCCGGGCGGGAGGTCACGGCACCGGCTTCGACAGCGGCACCCCCGGAACCCCCCGGGGGCCGGGCAGTCCCGGCACTCCCGCCGCCTCCGTCCCCGGCAGCAGACGGCGTGCGGCGCGCTCCGTGA
- a CDS encoding type IV secretory system conjugative DNA transfer family protein: MFTVVRAGGTLGSGLTGNGWDGPPFALSTVQRLVSEGPTGLWPGAPAAALYGGMLGLLVLVAVPLALVARMLLGRAGRTKGLAGRRELAAMCPKGIEARARDLRPSLQGRDRLHPDETGNLLGDLSPNGPELRSSYEDVELDLMAPRAGKSTGIAVPRVLRAQGAVLLTSNKSDVYAVTRAERERAGTVWTFDPQGIAHTPRAMWWNLLGECHTIEGARRMAGHFVASVNDDTAKKDFWISAAQNTLTALFLAAARSGTPLHQLLGWLADPADRTPVDLLRDAGLVAMAEQLQGTVRGAVETRDGIYETARQTVSCLLDPEILAWVSPDPALPEFRPDLHVLGEDTLYLLSKDGGGSAAGVIAGLADATMRAGVVAAERMGGRLDPPLTAVLDEAANVCRISDLPDLYSHFGSRGINVVTLLQSYRQGARVWGEVGMDALWSAATIKLLGAGLDDADFVQKISTLVGQHDVRTPTISRGREGTSRSYSYRQEAVLPPDRIRALPKGTALLLATGVKPALIRLRPWYKEPGAAAISAAAKAETAAITERAARRLLPGTEAAGVPGLPGPRGVPGVPLSKPVP, translated from the coding sequence ATGTTCACCGTCGTCCGGGCCGGCGGGACCCTCGGGTCCGGGCTGACCGGCAACGGCTGGGACGGTCCGCCGTTCGCGCTGTCCACCGTGCAGCGGCTGGTCTCCGAAGGGCCCACCGGCCTGTGGCCGGGCGCCCCGGCCGCCGCGCTCTACGGGGGCATGCTCGGCCTGCTGGTGCTCGTCGCCGTGCCCCTCGCCCTGGTGGCGCGCATGCTGCTGGGCCGGGCCGGGCGGACCAAGGGCCTCGCGGGACGCCGGGAGCTGGCCGCCATGTGCCCCAAGGGCATCGAGGCGCGCGCCCGCGACCTGCGCCCCAGCCTGCAGGGCCGGGACCGGCTGCACCCGGACGAGACCGGCAACCTCCTCGGCGACCTCAGCCCGAACGGGCCGGAGCTGCGCAGCAGTTACGAGGACGTGGAGCTGGACCTGATGGCGCCGCGGGCCGGCAAGTCCACCGGCATCGCGGTGCCCCGGGTGCTGCGGGCGCAGGGCGCGGTCCTGCTCACCTCCAACAAGTCCGACGTGTACGCCGTCACCCGCGCCGAGCGCGAGCGGGCGGGCACGGTGTGGACGTTCGACCCGCAGGGCATCGCCCACACCCCGCGCGCCATGTGGTGGAACCTGCTCGGCGAGTGCCACACCATCGAGGGCGCCCGCCGCATGGCCGGCCACTTCGTCGCGTCCGTCAACGACGACACCGCGAAGAAGGACTTCTGGATCTCGGCCGCCCAGAACACCCTGACCGCCCTCTTCCTGGCCGCCGCCCGCAGCGGCACCCCCCTGCACCAGCTGCTCGGCTGGCTCGCCGACCCCGCCGACCGCACCCCGGTCGACCTGCTCAGGGACGCCGGACTGGTGGCGATGGCCGAGCAGTTGCAGGGCACGGTGCGCGGTGCGGTGGAGACCCGCGACGGCATCTACGAGACCGCCCGCCAGACCGTGTCCTGTCTGCTGGACCCGGAGATCCTGGCCTGGGTCTCGCCCGACCCGGCGCTGCCGGAGTTCCGTCCCGACCTGCACGTCCTCGGCGAGGACACGCTCTACCTGCTCTCCAAGGACGGCGGCGGCTCCGCGGCCGGCGTCATCGCGGGGCTCGCCGACGCGACCATGCGGGCCGGTGTGGTCGCCGCCGAGCGCATGGGCGGCCGGCTCGACCCGCCGCTGACGGCGGTCCTCGACGAGGCCGCCAACGTCTGCCGCATCTCCGATCTGCCGGACCTGTACTCGCACTTCGGTTCGCGCGGCATCAACGTCGTGACGCTGCTGCAGAGTTACCGCCAGGGCGCCCGGGTGTGGGGCGAGGTCGGCATGGACGCGCTGTGGAGCGCGGCGACCATCAAACTGCTCGGCGCGGGTCTGGACGACGCCGACTTCGTGCAGAAGATCTCCACGCTCGTCGGCCAGCACGACGTGCGCACGCCCACCATCTCCCGCGGCAGGGAGGGCACCTCGCGGTCGTACTCCTACCGTCAGGAGGCCGTCCTGCCGCCGGACCGCATCCGCGCCCTGCCCAAGGGCACGGCGCTGCTGCTCGCCACCGGCGTCAAGCCGGCGCTGATCCGGCTGCGTCCCTGGTACAAGGAGCCCGGCGCCGCCGCGATCTCGGCGGCGGCGAAGGCGGAGACGGCAGCCATCACGGAGCGCGCCGCACGCCGTCTGCTGCCGGGGACGGAGGCGGCGGGAGTGCCGGGACTGCCCGGCCCCCGGGGGGTTCCGGGGGTGCCGCTGTCGAAGCCGGTGCCGTGA
- a CDS encoding ATP/GTP-binding protein — translation MSRREEKRAEQADRLAELRAREELGALRAGAGAARPGKPGRKERKEREKAGRAEEHGDGGGKGKGGKKKAASRPREPYVPPRGWYGAGGGRVGYLDPPTMWRATTVQACGMWPFAAGSGSPMTGVPLGQHLFTGATVCGDPLNWFTRARYISNPSLFMLGMPGLGKSTLVNRMLIGLSATGVVPLVLGDLKPDYADTVRALGGQVISIGRGRGGINVLDPGAMGAAAARIGGEAGEVLKAETHGRVLNMVAALITIVRGRPMDDHEQSVLSAVLHHLRERTPPGRTVLLPDVLRVLTEGPDRVRAVTLDRGDDARYRDAVDPLHRSLLGILDGPLGDTFASETSTRIDPSAPAVCIDISGIGEADTQLTAAAMLAAWSDGLGTVAASHALADAGLEPRRWFFTVLDELWRPLRAASGIVDRIDALTRLNRSLGLGDAKITHTLKDAEALGTDSDRAKARGFVERAGMVVCAGLPKAEMEDLGKVVGLSRREIELVSSWSSPPGWGAAGEHEEPPGRGRFLIKVGGRPGIPIQVAITDAERRLHNTNTRWTPNEAAVERAVEQELAQTAAQVARAAQEGAYATPGGPGGPGGPGGPGAAGRWTA, via the coding sequence GTGAGCCGGCGCGAGGAGAAGAGGGCCGAGCAGGCCGACCGGCTGGCCGAGCTGCGGGCGCGCGAGGAACTGGGCGCGCTGCGCGCCGGAGCGGGTGCCGCCCGCCCGGGAAAGCCCGGCCGCAAGGAGCGCAAGGAGCGGGAGAAGGCCGGGCGGGCCGAGGAACACGGCGACGGCGGAGGCAAGGGGAAGGGCGGCAAGAAGAAGGCCGCTTCCCGCCCGCGTGAGCCGTATGTGCCGCCGCGCGGCTGGTACGGCGCCGGAGGCGGGCGGGTCGGGTACCTGGACCCGCCGACCATGTGGCGGGCCACCACCGTGCAGGCGTGCGGCATGTGGCCGTTCGCCGCGGGTTCCGGCTCGCCCATGACGGGCGTACCGCTGGGACAGCACCTGTTCACCGGCGCCACGGTCTGCGGCGACCCCCTGAACTGGTTCACCCGGGCCCGCTACATCTCCAACCCGTCGCTTTTCATGCTCGGTATGCCGGGTCTGGGCAAGTCCACGCTGGTCAACCGGATGCTGATCGGGCTGTCCGCCACCGGGGTAGTGCCGCTGGTCCTCGGCGACCTCAAGCCCGACTACGCCGACACGGTGCGCGCCCTCGGCGGCCAGGTGATCTCCATCGGCCGCGGCCGGGGCGGCATCAACGTCCTGGACCCGGGCGCGATGGGCGCGGCGGCGGCCCGGATCGGCGGCGAGGCGGGCGAGGTGCTGAAGGCCGAGACGCACGGCCGGGTGCTGAACATGGTGGCCGCGCTGATCACCATCGTGCGCGGCCGGCCGATGGACGACCACGAGCAGTCCGTGCTCTCCGCCGTCCTGCACCACCTGCGCGAACGCACCCCGCCCGGCCGCACGGTGCTGCTGCCGGACGTGCTGCGGGTGCTCACCGAGGGCCCCGACCGGGTGCGGGCGGTCACCCTCGACCGGGGCGACGACGCCCGCTACCGGGACGCCGTCGATCCGCTGCACCGCTCCCTGCTCGGCATCCTCGACGGCCCGCTCGGCGACACCTTCGCCTCCGAGACGTCCACCCGCATCGACCCCTCGGCCCCCGCGGTGTGCATCGACATCTCCGGCATCGGTGAGGCCGACACCCAGCTGACCGCCGCCGCGATGCTCGCCGCCTGGTCCGACGGGCTCGGCACGGTGGCCGCCTCGCACGCCCTCGCGGACGCCGGGCTGGAGCCCCGCCGCTGGTTCTTCACGGTGCTGGACGAGCTGTGGCGCCCGCTGCGCGCCGCCTCCGGCATCGTCGACCGCATCGACGCGCTGACCCGGCTCAACCGTTCCCTCGGTCTCGGCGACGCCAAGATCACCCACACGCTGAAGGACGCCGAGGCCCTCGGCACCGACTCCGACCGGGCCAAGGCCCGCGGGTTCGTCGAGCGGGCCGGGATGGTGGTGTGCGCGGGGCTGCCGAAGGCGGAGATGGAGGACCTCGGCAAGGTGGTGGGCCTGTCCCGGCGCGAGATCGAACTCGTGTCGTCCTGGTCGTCGCCGCCCGGCTGGGGCGCCGCCGGGGAGCACGAGGAGCCGCCCGGCCGGGGCCGCTTCCTCATCAAGGTCGGCGGGCGTCCCGGCATCCCGATCCAGGTCGCCATCACTGACGCCGAACGCCGGCTGCACAACACCAACACCCGGTGGACGCCGAACGAGGCGGCCGTCGAGCGTGCGGTGGAGCAGGAGCTCGCGCAGACCGCCGCACAGGTCGCACGGGCCGCGCAGGAAGGGGCGTACGCGACGCCGGGCGGCCCCGGCGGTCCCGGCGGTCCAGGCGGTCCGGGCGCGGCGGGGAGGTGGACCGCGTGA
- a CDS encoding SCO6880 family protein — protein MSTEAVTHPTYGNWRRPRRPGLGPLGLVGTFGVFGGLVLTLLASLISLYAAMVVFVPIAVFLIPLAIRTQDGRNVYQLIALRVGWRRRRARGAHLYVSGPLSARPGGRFRPPGLLNKVTATEGRDAYDRPFGVLHHPNRNLYTIVLGCDPDGGSLVDPDQVDVWVALWGEWLARLAHEPGLRGASVIVETAPDPGTRLAHEVLPRIQPDAPAAARAVMEEVVERYPTASSEMHTYVSLTYGVPANQRRKKEDVITDLSIRIPGLLSGLVAAGGGAAYPLSAERIAEVVRVAYDPAVAADVLDARARHGGTGLEWDDAGPAAAVETVGSYQHDSGVSRTWLMTLAPRGTVRSSVLRGMLEAAPGTRRKRVALVYRPIDPATSARIVEADRRSAQFMATSGRGMVQARAASEMRAAEQTAAEEASGAGLVEFSLMLTVTVDTMEQLADASVTVRNLTAASRVLMRPADRMQAAAFSCTLPAGILPWEQTLIPHELQEAL, from the coding sequence ATGTCCACGGAAGCCGTCACCCATCCGACCTACGGGAACTGGCGCCGCCCCAGGCGTCCGGGACTCGGTCCGCTCGGGCTCGTCGGCACCTTCGGTGTCTTCGGCGGGCTCGTCCTCACCCTGCTCGCGTCACTGATCTCGCTGTACGCGGCGATGGTGGTGTTCGTCCCCATCGCGGTGTTCCTGATCCCGCTCGCCATCCGCACCCAGGACGGCCGCAACGTCTACCAGCTGATCGCCCTGCGCGTCGGGTGGCGGAGGCGCAGGGCCAGGGGGGCGCACCTGTACGTGTCGGGTCCGCTGTCCGCCCGGCCCGGCGGCAGGTTCCGTCCGCCGGGACTGCTCAACAAGGTGACCGCCACCGAGGGCAGGGACGCCTACGACCGTCCCTTCGGCGTGCTGCACCACCCCAACCGCAACCTGTACACGATCGTCCTGGGCTGCGACCCGGACGGCGGTTCGCTCGTCGACCCCGACCAGGTCGACGTCTGGGTCGCGCTGTGGGGCGAGTGGCTGGCCCGGCTGGCCCACGAGCCGGGGCTGCGCGGCGCGTCCGTGATCGTGGAGACCGCCCCCGACCCCGGCACCCGACTCGCCCACGAGGTGCTCCCGCGCATCCAGCCGGACGCGCCGGCCGCCGCCCGTGCCGTGATGGAGGAGGTCGTGGAGCGCTACCCCACGGCGTCCTCGGAGATGCACACCTACGTCAGCCTCACCTACGGCGTTCCCGCGAACCAGCGGCGGAAGAAGGAGGACGTCATCACGGACCTCTCCATCCGCATCCCCGGTCTGCTCAGCGGCCTGGTCGCGGCCGGCGGAGGAGCGGCGTACCCGCTGTCGGCGGAGCGCATCGCGGAGGTGGTGCGGGTCGCCTACGACCCGGCGGTCGCCGCCGACGTCCTCGACGCCCGCGCCCGGCACGGCGGTACGGGCCTGGAGTGGGACGACGCCGGACCCGCCGCGGCCGTCGAGACGGTCGGCAGCTACCAGCACGACTCGGGGGTGTCCCGGACCTGGCTGATGACGCTGGCGCCGCGCGGCACCGTACGGTCCTCGGTGCTGCGCGGCATGCTGGAGGCGGCGCCCGGCACCCGCCGCAAGCGGGTCGCGCTGGTGTACCGGCCGATCGACCCGGCCACCTCGGCGCGGATCGTCGAGGCGGACCGGCGCAGCGCCCAGTTCATGGCGACGTCCGGCCGGGGCATGGTGCAGGCCCGCGCCGCCTCGGAGATGCGGGCGGCCGAGCAGACCGCGGCCGAGGAGGCGTCGGGCGCGGGGCTCGTGGAGTTCTCGCTGATGCTGACGGTCACCGTCGACACCATGGAGCAGCTGGCCGACGCCAGCGTCACCGTGCGGAACCTGACGGCCGCCTCGCGGGTGCTGATGCGGCCCGCGGACCGGATGCAGGCGGCCGCGTTCAGCTGCACGCTGCCCGCCGGGATCCTCCCGTGGGAGCAGACCCTGATCCCGCACGAGCTGCAGGAGGCGCTGTGA
- a CDS encoding DUF6668 family protein yields the protein MSGAPAVRKGVAPRKPAPGGEAPWDEPRRRTPGGASRDEIGWVKAHGGAGASSLAESLGGVDVGARWPEPARGEPRRVMLVGRTSARGLRAVSRALGALQDGKAPQGIDLLGVVLIADAPGRLPLNLLRRIRVVRSVTHVHRVPWIPAWRTGGQPKYLPRQLAALADLVGTGTDGERTVS from the coding sequence GTGTCCGGCGCTCCCGCCGTCCGCAAGGGTGTCGCGCCCCGCAAGCCCGCCCCCGGTGGCGAGGCCCCCTGGGACGAGCCGCGGCGGCGCACGCCGGGCGGGGCGTCGCGGGACGAGATCGGGTGGGTCAAGGCGCACGGCGGGGCCGGCGCCTCCTCGCTCGCCGAGTCGCTCGGCGGGGTCGACGTGGGGGCCCGCTGGCCGGAGCCGGCGCGGGGCGAACCGCGCCGGGTCATGCTGGTCGGCCGGACCAGTGCGCGCGGACTGCGCGCCGTGTCACGGGCGCTGGGCGCGCTGCAGGACGGAAAGGCACCGCAGGGGATCGACCTGCTGGGTGTCGTCCTGATCGCCGACGCGCCCGGACGGCTCCCGCTCAACCTGCTGCGCCGCATCCGGGTGGTCCGCTCGGTCACCCATGTGCACCGGGTGCCGTGGATCCCGGCCTGGCGCACGGGAGGGCAGCCCAAGTACCTGCCCCGGCAGCTCGCCGCGCTCGCCGACCTGGTGGGCACCGGAACCGACGGCGAAAGAACCGTGTCATGA
- a CDS encoding transglycosylase SLT domain-containing protein: protein MSAGTGESGEGGNSTAVRNTIAAGTGCGCLLSPLALLGALVVIIIIGGFGVLLAPLIALILLFSGGGGDSAGPEDADEVIAIFNGDGGGELDTSTVPEDLAEPIEEAGELCDAVGPIVIAAQIERESNFNETLVGENGEEGISQLPPEIFDEYGEDDDDNDKTSALDAEDSIMAQGRYMCDLAEEAQQMIDANEATGSVLDLALAGYHVGMDAVRAAEGVPQTNEAQGYVLAIRAQFAKYEGVAAPPPGATPGVTPGMGPDPTASPSGGSPTPSTTPDPSGQ, encoded by the coding sequence ATGAGTGCGGGCACGGGAGAGAGCGGGGAGGGCGGGAACTCCACCGCCGTCAGGAACACCATCGCCGCGGGCACCGGCTGTGGCTGTCTGCTGTCGCCGCTCGCCCTGCTCGGCGCCCTGGTGGTGATCATCATCATCGGCGGGTTCGGCGTGCTGCTGGCCCCGCTCATCGCCCTGATCCTGCTGTTCTCGGGCGGCGGGGGCGACTCCGCGGGCCCGGAGGACGCGGACGAGGTGATCGCCATCTTCAACGGCGACGGCGGGGGCGAGCTGGACACCTCGACGGTGCCCGAGGACCTGGCGGAGCCGATCGAGGAGGCCGGCGAACTGTGCGACGCCGTCGGCCCGATCGTCATCGCCGCGCAGATCGAGCGGGAGTCCAACTTCAACGAGACGCTCGTCGGCGAGAACGGGGAGGAGGGCATCTCCCAGCTCCCGCCCGAGATCTTCGACGAGTACGGCGAGGACGACGACGACAACGACAAGACCTCGGCGCTGGACGCGGAGGACTCGATCATGGCGCAGGGCCGCTACATGTGCGACCTGGCCGAAGAGGCCCAGCAGATGATCGACGCCAACGAGGCCACCGGCAGCGTCCTCGACCTCGCCCTGGCGGGCTACCACGTGGGCATGGACGCCGTACGCGCGGCCGAGGGGGTACCGCAGACGAACGAGGCACAGGGCTATGTGCTCGCGATCCGCGCCCAGTTCGCCAAGTATGAGGGCGTTGCCGCACCGCCGCCCGGAGCCACTCCGGGCGTCACTCCCGGCATGGGCCCGGACCCCACGGCCTCCCCTTCCGGCGGCTCACCCACCCCTTCCACCACACCCGACCCTTCCGGCCAATGA
- a CDS encoding sigma-70 family RNA polymerase sigma factor, whose amino-acid sequence MNVTVIGSASAASAEERALRDLYLEHGPALYAYVLRMLGGDTHRTEDVIQETLLRCWNKRNLADREGMAVRPWMFRVARNIVIDAHRTKAARPPEIGGATWLTELGADADDIERMLSSIVLHDALRALTPAHREVLEATFFADRTTQQAAATLGVPQGTVKSRVYYALRSLRTALEDRGMHSEDRGDRPSR is encoded by the coding sequence ATGAATGTGACGGTGATCGGGTCGGCGAGCGCGGCGTCCGCCGAGGAACGGGCCCTGCGGGACCTCTACCTGGAACACGGTCCGGCCCTGTACGCGTACGTGCTGCGCATGCTGGGCGGGGACACCCACCGCACGGAGGACGTCATCCAGGAGACGCTGCTGCGCTGCTGGAACAAACGGAACCTGGCGGACCGCGAGGGCATGGCCGTACGCCCCTGGATGTTCCGCGTCGCCCGCAACATCGTGATCGACGCGCACCGCACGAAGGCGGCCCGCCCGCCGGAGATCGGCGGCGCGACCTGGCTGACCGAACTGGGCGCCGACGCCGACGACATAGAACGCATGCTGTCGTCGATCGTGCTGCACGACGCCCTGCGGGCCCTCACCCCCGCCCACCGCGAGGTCCTGGAGGCCACCTTCTTCGCCGACCGCACCACCCAGCAGGCGGCCGCCACCCTCGGCGTCCCCCAGGGCACGGTGAAGTCCCGCGTCTACTACGCCCTGCGCAGCCTCCGCACGGCCCTGGAGGACCGCGGCATGCACTCGGAAGACCGCGGCGACCGGCCCTCCCGCTGA
- a CDS encoding DUF397 domain-containing protein, producing the protein MEVADGFTEVVPVRDSKVPHGPAVCFGAGSWGVFIGGLKAGSRRF; encoded by the coding sequence GTGGAGGTCGCCGACGGGTTCACGGAGGTCGTTCCCGTTCGTGACAGCAAGGTTCCGCACGGGCCGGCGGTGTGCTTCGGGGCCGGTTCCTGGGGGGTCTTCATAGGCGGGCTGAAGGCCGGGTCCCGCCGGTTCTGA
- a CDS encoding helix-turn-helix domain-containing protein, producing the protein MAALFGARVRRLRTAAGLTQAELGARTHVVSTRITQIERASGAKPTLALARALDTALGADDLLVDLWPYVYREAFPDWFRKFIAHAEQAVSVREYAAHLVPGLLQTEAYARAVLSVGVTLSGDEQLEERVSARMARQQRLGSPDAPELWVVLDEAVLKRPIGGDDVMRAQLGRLVEAAAERHIKVQVLPFAQGEHDAMGGSLTVLTLPDGSEVAYTEGAHNGRLIEDPTEVERFSLTYDRLRADALPTLMSLDMIRSAMEGCHREANVPSRSERRRLAQEQLQQSGGRQLRGGRRRVHGGRSRS; encoded by the coding sequence ATGGCGGCCCTGTTCGGCGCGCGGGTGCGCAGGCTCCGTACGGCGGCCGGACTGACCCAGGCCGAGCTCGGCGCCAGGACGCATGTGGTGAGCACCCGGATCACGCAGATCGAACGGGCCTCGGGCGCCAAGCCGACGCTGGCACTGGCCCGTGCGCTGGACACGGCCCTGGGCGCGGACGATCTCCTCGTCGACCTCTGGCCGTACGTATACCGGGAAGCTTTCCCCGACTGGTTCAGGAAGTTCATCGCCCACGCTGAACAGGCGGTTTCCGTACGGGAGTACGCGGCGCACCTGGTGCCCGGGCTGTTGCAGACCGAGGCGTACGCGCGGGCCGTCCTGAGCGTGGGTGTGACGCTCAGCGGCGACGAACAACTGGAGGAACGGGTCAGCGCGCGTATGGCGCGGCAGCAGCGGCTCGGCTCACCCGACGCACCGGAGCTGTGGGTGGTGCTCGACGAGGCGGTGCTCAAGCGTCCGATCGGCGGTGATGACGTCATGCGGGCCCAGTTGGGGCGGCTGGTGGAGGCGGCGGCGGAGCGGCACATCAAGGTGCAGGTGCTGCCGTTCGCGCAGGGTGAGCACGACGCCATGGGCGGGTCACTGACCGTTCTGACACTGCCGGACGGGTCGGAGGTCGCCTACACGGAAGGCGCGCACAATGGCCGACTCATCGAGGATCCGACAGAGGTTGAGCGCTTCTCGTTGACCTACGATCGGCTTCGGGCGGACGCCCTGCCCACACTCATGTCGCTCGACATGATCCGATCCGCGATGGAGGGCTGTCACCGTGAAGCGAATGTTCCTTCCCGATCCGAACGGCGTCGCCTGGCGCAGGAGCAGCTACAGCAATCAGGAGGGCGGCAACTGCGTGGAGGTCGCCGACGGGTTCACGGAGGTCGTTCCCGTTCGTGA
- a CDS encoding ATP-binding protein, giving the protein MLTGTPTQEDEPRRGVGPVAVTEARAQFASSPRGARLARRHAVRWLEEWGCPPPSDTSCTVALIVGELTANAVRHGRVPGHDFALRLTLDPEANLIRVEVSDAAGTKTPPASPLPPCPEGESGRGLLLVDVLAARWGSTPRRPVGKTVWAEVLLP; this is encoded by the coding sequence GTGCTGACAGGAACGCCCACCCAGGAAGACGAACCACGACGAGGCGTCGGACCCGTCGCCGTCACGGAGGCGCGCGCACAGTTCGCCTCCTCACCGCGAGGCGCCCGGCTCGCCCGGCGTCACGCCGTGCGGTGGCTGGAGGAATGGGGCTGCCCGCCGCCCTCGGACACCTCGTGCACGGTGGCACTGATCGTCGGCGAACTCACCGCGAACGCCGTGCGGCACGGCAGGGTCCCCGGCCACGACTTCGCCCTCCGCCTCACCCTCGACCCGGAGGCGAACCTGATCCGGGTCGAGGTCTCGGACGCCGCCGGGACGAAGACCCCTCCCGCGTCGCCACTCCCGCCCTGCCCCGAGGGCGAGTCGGGCAGGGGCCTCCTCCTGGTGGACGTACTCGCCGCCCGCTGGGGCTCGACCCCTCGCCGGCCGGTGGGCAAGACGGTCTGGGCGGAAGTGCTCCTGCCCTGA
- a CDS encoding LolA-like protein, whose protein sequence is MAEAAAESAGVESAHYRVTGTLPERGRVEADAFMKTDPPALSMEMGRLPVRFVDEVMYVGKAVKGKGWFRAEPAVWGGLTVDNDSYGVLPRTLESSPVVQSTLLTGSKDVRLVGTETVDGARTTHYRGTVTLDGLRAARDDAPDAATRERRIEGLDQLMGLGVSDTLTMDLWVDGDDRAKQFRWKAGTGGEALDLTVTFLDVDGPVTVEAPPAEDTADVMDVGQEGLLG, encoded by the coding sequence GTGGCGGAGGCGGCGGCGGAATCCGCGGGCGTCGAGTCGGCGCACTACCGGGTCACCGGGACCCTTCCGGAGCGGGGCCGGGTGGAGGCCGACGCGTTCATGAAGACGGACCCACCGGCCTTGAGCATGGAGATGGGGCGGTTGCCGGTCCGGTTCGTCGACGAGGTGATGTACGTCGGTAAGGCGGTGAAGGGAAAGGGGTGGTTCAGGGCTGAGCCGGCGGTGTGGGGAGGGCTCACCGTGGACAACGACTCCTACGGCGTCCTGCCCCGCACGCTGGAGAGCAGCCCCGTCGTGCAGTCCACCCTGCTGACCGGGTCCAAGGACGTGCGGCTGGTCGGGACCGAGACGGTCGACGGCGCCAGGACCACCCATTACAGGGGAACGGTCACACTGGACGGCCTGCGCGCCGCCCGTGACGACGCCCCCGACGCGGCGACCCGGGAGCGCCGGATCGAGGGCCTGGACCAGCTCATGGGGCTGGGCGTCTCCGACACGCTCACCATGGACCTGTGGGTCGACGGCGACGATCGCGCCAAGCAGTTCCGGTGGAAGGCCGGGACCGGCGGGGAGGCGCTGGACCTGACCGTCACTTTCCTTGACGTCGACGGGCCCGTCACGGTCGAGGCCCCGCCGGCCGAGGACACCGCCGACGTCATGGACGTCGGGCAGGAAGGGCTGCTGGGCTGA